In Rhizobium glycinendophyticum, the DNA window GCGCGACCTCAAAGCCATGGGCATGGCCAATCCGCTGATCGGCCGCAGTCGGAAACCTGTCTCACGCCGTTTCTTCATGCGCGCAGCCGAGCTTTACGCAGAGCGTTACGCCGATCCCGATGGCCGTATCCGCGCCACCTTCTCGATCATCTTCGTTTCTGGCTGGGCGCCGCATGAAAGCCAGCAGAAACCGCTGAAACCGGGCTCTGCCAAAATGCGGCTCGCAGACGCGCTGGACCCCAACAGGTCGCTGCCATCGGCAAAGGAAGAAAAGGATTAACCCCAGGCAGCCGTAATCGTCGCCGTCACGGTCTCGAAGACCCCTTGAACCGATGTGCTCAAAGCGCCAAAGCCGGCGATCAGAGCCACGCTCATGATCGCGGCAATCAATCCATATTCAATCGCGGTCGCCCCGGACTTACCAGCAATCATCTGACGCAAAAGACGCATTCTGGCTCCTGGCGATCGAGCCGGAGCCTGCCGAGCAGCGCTCCGGGCACGGTGTGAATTAGCAGGCTTGGCCGTTACCATAGCCGTCGATGATGCAGACGGATCCCGGCGTCTCCTGGAGCACGCTACGACGGATCGTATAACGCTTGCCAGGGTCGCCCTTCGGGATCGAACCAGTGGTCATCATGTCGTACTCGGCGGGCTCGAAAGCCAGCGTCTTGCGGTCCGTCTTGGAAGCAAGCATCGGTGTCAGGACGAGCGAAAGCGCGATCGCAGCCGTGCCGAACAGCAAGGCGATATTCAGAACACCGGTCCGGCCAGACTTGATCGAAGACCGCTCTCTCGACCGTGCGGCCTTCCAGAAATCCTCGTTTACCATGTTACGCTCCACACACGTTTACGACGCATGAACAGAGGGTATATTGCGGTGCGGGGTATAAACTTTGTATTAACGACGCGCGAAGAATTCGCGAAAGCTCACAGAAGGTCCTGGAGAAACGGGATCAGCGGCTCGTCGGCCGGCGGCATCGGATAGTCGCGCAGGGCCTTGGATCTGACCCACTTGATCGCCTGACCTTCCCGTCCCTGCGGAATGCCCTCGTAACGCCGGCAGATATAGAGCGGCATCAGGAGGTGGAAGCTCTCATAGGTGTGACTGGCGAAGGTCAAGGGTGCAAGGCACGCCACCTTGGTAACGATACCTAATTCTTCGTTCAACTCACGCACCAGCGTTTCTTCCGGCGTCTCGCCGGCCTCGACCTTCCCGCCGGGAAACTCCCAAAGGCCGGCAAGCGATTTGCCCTCAGGGCGCTGCGCAAGCAGGATGCGGTTGTCGGTGTCGACAAGCGCACAGGCCGCCACCAGCAGGATCGGCTTCTTCTTGTCGCTCATGCCCCGGCCTTCTTCCGCCAGTAATGATAGCGATAGGCCTCGGTGAAACCCATCTTGGCATAAAGCGCCAGCGCCGGCTCGTTGTCTGAAACGACCTGCAGCCAGGCTGTGCGGGCACCGCGCATCCGCGCCCAGCGCAGCGCCGTGCTCAGGATCTCGACACCGATGCCGTTTCCACGCTTGTCCGGACGCACGGCGAGCGACATCAACCCGGCAAGATCATTGTCCTGCACACAGAGCGTCGCGGCCACTGGGCCCGTCTCTGGATCTTCGATCACGAACAGCCCGGTCGGCGGCTTGATGCTGGTGATGATTTCCGCCAGCGCCGGCTTCAACGCTGGATCCGTTTCATGCACGGTGATATCGGCATCGACGAAGCGCCCGATGTCATGGGTCGGCAGATGATCCATGGTGTCGGGAAGCTCGAGCGTCGTCAGATCACAGGTCATGGTCACGACCTCTTCGAAGCACTCCCAGCCCTCGGCCGCCAGATGATCGATCAGGAGCTTCGGCGACAGCGGCGTCTGGCGAAACAGGAGCGGCCGGCCGTGAGCCTCGAAACGCCGCCCGGCCTTTTCGATCCGCAGCGCGATGTCGCGATGGTCGGAGGGATCGAGCGCGACGACACAGTTCAGCCGCTTCGACGGATGGCTGCCGGTCAGCCGCACCTGCCAGCTGCCGTCATAAAGGACGCTGCTCGCGGGCCAGGCACGGAAGCCGACGGCTTCCAGACGCCGGACGAGCGGCAGGTTCGGATCGGAAACAGATGCGTGCATTCCGGCCATCAGCTCCGGTAATCGCCGTTGATGGCGACATATTCCTTGGTAAGGTCGCAGGTCCAGACCGTGGCCGTCCCGGAACCTAGCCCGATATCGACGGTGACGGGGATGTCTTCCTTTTCCATGACGGCGGTCGTCGCAGCTTCGGAATAGTCGGGATCGCGCTCGCCGTTAACAGCGACGCGAATATCGCCGAACCAGATCGCCAGCCGGTCGCGATCCGCCATCTCGCCAGACTTGCCGACGGCCATGACGATGCGGCCCCAGTTTGCGTCCTCGCCGGCAACAGCGGTCTTGACCAGCGGCGAATTGGCGATCGAAAGCGCGATCTTCTTGGCCGCCAGATCGCTCTCGGCACCCTTCACAGTCACTTCGACCATCTTGCGCGCACCTTCGCCGTCGCGCACCACCTGCAGCGCCAGATCCTTGAGCAGATCGTTCAGCGCCGCGTTGAAGCCGGCAAGACGTGCATCATCCGCCTGCTCGACGACAGCCTGGCCATCAGCAGCGGCCGCACCGGTCGCAAACAGCAGCAGCGTGTCGGAGGTCGAGGTATCGCTGTCGACGGTGATCGAATTGAAGCTCGGCTCGACGCCGGCCGAGAGCAGCGCCTGCAGTGCAGAGGACGAAATGGCGGCATCGGTCACGACGAAGGACAGCATCGTCGCCATATCGGGCGCGATCATGCCGGCACCCTTGGCGATCCCGTTGATCGTGACGGTGATGCCATCGATCGTGGCCGAACGCGTCGCGACCTTCGGATAGGTATCCGTCGTCATGATCGCCTTGGCCGCTTCCAGCCAGAAATCGCCCTTGGCGTCCGCAGCCATCTGGTCCAGCACGCCGGCAAACTTCGTTGCGTCGAGTGGCTCGCCGATCACCCCGGTCGAGGCGAGATAGATCTCGTTCTCGCCGCAGCCCAGCGCCTTCGCTGCAGACTTGGCGGTCAGATCCGTCGCCGCCTTGCCTTTGATCCCGGTAAAGGCATTCGCATTGCCCGAATTCACCACCACGCCGCGAGCAACACCATGGCCGAGGTTCTGCCGGCAGAAATCCACGGGCGCCGACGGGCACTTCGACTTCGTGAAGACACCGGCCACGGCCGCCGGTGTATCGAAGGCCATCAGCAGCACGTCGGTGCGGTTCTTGTACTTGATCCCGGCCGCCGCGGTCGCCATCCGCACCCCACGGATGACGGGCATGTCGGCATAGGTTTTCGGAGCGAGGGGAGAAATGCTGGAAGACATGGTGCCTGGCCTGTAATGGAAGGCCCGCAAACTGCGGGCCTTTTCTAAGGATCTATGTGGAAGGTGACAGCAGCTTACTGCTGCTGTTCCTGCTTGTTGGCCTCTTCATAGCCTTTGCGCAGTGCTTCGTCGACAATCTCGACCTTCTGTTCGCTCTTGGCCTTTTCGATCAGGGCCAGATACTTGTCGCGCATGACGAGCTGGCGAACCTGCTGCTCGACGGCTTCGAAGGCCGGCGGGGCGGCTTCGCGCTTGTCCTCGAGCAGGATCACGTGGAAGCCGAACTGCGTCTTGACCGGGGTCTTGGTGTACGCACCCTTTTCGAGAGCAAACGCTGCTTCTTCGAATTCCGGAACCATGCGGCCCTTGGTGAAGTAGCCGAGATCGCCGCCTTCAGACTTGTTCGGGTCGGTCGACTTTTCCTTGGCCAGATCAACGAAGCTCTTGCCGGCGTCGAGTTCGGCGATGATCGCCTTGGCTTCTTCTTCTGTCTTCACCAGGATGTGGCGCGCGCGGATTTCTTCCTGCTTCGGCAGGCCTGCCACTTCCTTGTCGTAGCGGGCCTTGACCTCTTCCGTGGTCACGGCATCAACGACGTTCTTCTTGAAGAAGGCGTTGTGCAGTTCGCGCTCGGCAATATAGGCCATGCGACGCTGATATTCGGGATCGTCCTTCATGCCGGCAGCCTCGGCATTGGAGGCCAGCAACTTGACGTCGATGGCGCCGGACAGGGCGGCCACCTTCTTTTGTTCGTCGGGCAGCTGGGCGAGCTGCGGGTCGAGATTGGCGACAGCGAGGTCGAGCTCGGACTGCTTGATTTCCAGGGAGCCGACCTTGGCGACCACGGCATCCTCGGCAACGGCAACGCCCTGGAAGGCGATGAGCGAAACGCAGGCGGCAAGCACGAATTTATTGAGGCGAAGCATGAAAGACCTTTCGGATGGTGAACCGTTTGAAGACCGTTCGAATCAGGCAAAAAATTGTCAGACGCCCCACAAAAGCAGGTCTTTCCCGTGGCCCTGCGCCGTTGACATCATTCGACCCCCCTCTTATCTGTCACGCAACCTCGCGTCCAGAGTAGTTTCGGGACGCTTTGCGCCTATTCGTCTGTGCTCATAAGGGCCGGAAGACTGGGTCAACGTTATGACGAAGGTCAGAAAGGACCATCGATATGGTCAGTCTTGGTGGACTTGCGCGAAAGATTTTCGGCTCGTCGAATGAACGCCGGGTTCGCTCCTATCAGCCTCAGGTGGCCGCCATCGGCGCCCTTGAGGAGAAGATGAAGGCACTCACCGACGAGGAACTGGCGGCAAAGACGGTTGAATTCCGCGCCCAGCTCGCGGCCGGCAAGACGCTTGAAGACATCCTCGTCCCGGCCTTCGCCGTCGCCCGCGAGGGCGCGCGCCGTGCGCTTGGCATGCGTCCTTTTGACGTACAGCTGATTGGCGGCATGATCCTCAACGACAACTCTATCGCCGAAATGAAGACGGGTGAAGGCAAGACGCTAGTCGCGACGCTGGCCGTTTACCTCAACGCGCTCGCCGGCAAGGGTGTGCATGTCGTCACCGTCAACGACTACCTCGCCCGCCGCGATGCCGCGACCATGTCGAAGATGTACGGCTTCCTCGGCCTGACCACCGGCGTCATCGTGCATGGCCTGTCCGATGACGAGCGCCGCGCGGCCTATGCCTGCGACATCACCTACGCGACCAATAACGAACTCGGCTTCGACTATCTGCGCGACAACATGAAGTATGAGCGCGCCCAGATGGTCCAGCGCGGCCACAACTTCGCGATCGTCGACGAAGTGGACTCGATCCTCGTCGACGAAGCCCGCACGCCGCTGATCATTTCCGGTCCGCTCGACGACCGCTCCGACCTCTACAACACCATCGACGCCTTCATCCCGGCGCTGACGGAAGAAGATTACGAGATCGACGAAAAGCAGCGTTCGGCCAACTTCTCCGAAGTCGGCACGGAAAAGCTCGAAAACCTGCTCCGCCAGGCCGGCCTCTTGAAGGGCGAGAGCCTTTACGACGTCGAAAACGTCGCGATCGTCCACCACATCAACAATGCGCTGAAGGCCCACAAGCTGTTCCAGCGCGACAAGGACTACATCGTCCGCAACGGCGAGATCGTCATCATCGACGAATTCACCGGCCGCATGATGCCGGGCCGCCGCTATTCGGAAGGCCAGCATCAGGCGCTCGAAGCCAAGGAAAAGGTGCAGATCCAGCCCGAGAACCAGACGCTCGCCTCGATCACCTTCCAGAACTATTTCCGCATGTACAAGAAGCTGGCCGGCATGACCGGCACGGCTGCGACCGAAGCGGAAGAATTCGGCAACATCTACGGTCTGGAAGTCGTCGAAGTCCCGACCAACCTGCCGATCAAGCGTATCGACGAGGACGACGAGGTCTACCGGACCTTCGAAGAAAAGTTCAAGGCGATCATCGAAGAGATCAAGACCGCCAACGCGCGCAACCAGCCGGTTCTCGTCGGCACGACCTCGATCGAAAAATCGGAACTGCTCGCCAACATGCTGAGCCAGTCCGGGTTCAAGGACTTCAAGGTCCTGAACGCCCGCTACCACGAGCAGGAAGCCTATATCGTCTCCCAGGCCGGCGTTCCCGGCGCCGTGACGATCGCGACCAACATGGCCGGCCGCGGTACCGACATCCAGCTCGGCGGCAACCTCGAGATGCGCCTCGAGCACGAACTGGCCGAGATGGAGCCGGGTCCGGAGCGCGATGCCAAGGCCGAAGCCATCAAGGCGGAGATCGCATCCCTGAAGCAGAAGGCGCTCGAAGCCGGCGGTCTCTACGTCATCGCCACCGAACGCCACGAAAGCCGCCGCATCGACAACCAGTTGCGCGGCCGTTCCGGCCGTCAGGGCGACCCGGGCCGTTCGAAGTTCTACCTGTCTTTGCAGGACGACCTGATGCGCATCTTCGGCTCCGACCGCATGGACGGCATGCTGCAGAAGCTGGGCCTCAAGGAAGGCGAAGCCATCGTCCATCCCTGGATCAACAAGGCGCTGGAACGCGCCCAGAAGAAGGTCGAAGCGCGCAACTTCGACATCCGCAAGAACCTCCTGAAGTATGACGACGTCATCAACGACCAGCGCAAGGTGATCTTCGAGCAGCGCATCGAACTGATGGACGCGACGGACGTATCCGGCACTGTCGCCGACATGCGCCATGAAGTCATTGAGACCATGGTCGGCATCCATGTGCCGCCGAACGCCTATGCCGAACAGTGGGATGTGAAGGGTCTGAAGGAAAAGGTCGCAACCACGCTGAACCTCGAC includes these proteins:
- the mutT gene encoding 8-oxo-dGTP diphosphatase MutT, giving the protein MSDKKKPILLVAACALVDTDNRILLAQRPEGKSLAGLWEFPGGKVEAGETPEETLVRELNEELGIVTKVACLAPLTFASHTYESFHLLMPLYICRRYEGIPQGREGQAIKWVRSKALRDYPMPPADEPLIPFLQDLL
- the secA gene encoding preprotein translocase subunit SecA, which gives rise to MVSLGGLARKIFGSSNERRVRSYQPQVAAIGALEEKMKALTDEELAAKTVEFRAQLAAGKTLEDILVPAFAVAREGARRALGMRPFDVQLIGGMILNDNSIAEMKTGEGKTLVATLAVYLNALAGKGVHVVTVNDYLARRDAATMSKMYGFLGLTTGVIVHGLSDDERRAAYACDITYATNNELGFDYLRDNMKYERAQMVQRGHNFAIVDEVDSILVDEARTPLIISGPLDDRSDLYNTIDAFIPALTEEDYEIDEKQRSANFSEVGTEKLENLLRQAGLLKGESLYDVENVAIVHHINNALKAHKLFQRDKDYIVRNGEIVIIDEFTGRMMPGRRYSEGQHQALEAKEKVQIQPENQTLASITFQNYFRMYKKLAGMTGTAATEAEEFGNIYGLEVVEVPTNLPIKRIDEDDEVYRTFEEKFKAIIEEIKTANARNQPVLVGTTSIEKSELLANMLSQSGFKDFKVLNARYHEQEAYIVSQAGVPGAVTIATNMAGRGTDIQLGGNLEMRLEHELAEMEPGPERDAKAEAIKAEIASLKQKALEAGGLYVIATERHESRRIDNQLRGRSGRQGDPGRSKFYLSLQDDLMRIFGSDRMDGMLQKLGLKEGEAIVHPWINKALERAQKKVEARNFDIRKNLLKYDDVINDQRKVIFEQRIELMDATDVSGTVADMRHEVIETMVGIHVPPNAYAEQWDVKGLKEKVATTLNLDLPIEAWAAEEGIAEDDIYNRLIEAADKAYNDKAERFGAELMAYVERSVVLQTIDNLWREHIVNLDHLRSVVGFRGYAQRDPLQEYKAEAFELFQALLANLRDAVTMQMSRVELVREAPPAPTPPAVMEGHHLDATTGEDDFAEGAQVPPQDRNPQDPKTWGTVGRNEACPCGSGKKYKHCHGAFESV
- a CDS encoding Flp family type IVb pilin yields the protein MRLLRQMIAGKSGATAIEYGLIAAIMSVALIAGFGALSTSVQGVFETVTATITAAWG
- a CDS encoding peptidylprolyl isomerase; translation: MLRLNKFVLAACVSLIAFQGVAVAEDAVVAKVGSLEIKQSELDLAVANLDPQLAQLPDEQKKVAALSGAIDVKLLASNAEAAGMKDDPEYQRRMAYIAERELHNAFFKKNVVDAVTTEEVKARYDKEVAGLPKQEEIRARHILVKTEEEAKAIIAELDAGKSFVDLAKEKSTDPNKSEGGDLGYFTKGRMVPEFEEAAFALEKGAYTKTPVKTQFGFHVILLEDKREAAPPAFEAVEQQVRQLVMRDKYLALIEKAKSEQKVEIVDEALRKGYEEANKQEQQQ
- a CDS encoding GNAT family N-acetyltransferase, producing the protein MHASVSDPNLPLVRRLEAVGFRAWPASSVLYDGSWQVRLTGSHPSKRLNCVVALDPSDHRDIALRIEKAGRRFEAHGRPLLFRQTPLSPKLLIDHLAAEGWECFEEVVTMTCDLTTLELPDTMDHLPTHDIGRFVDADITVHETDPALKPALAEIITSIKPPTGLFVIEDPETGPVAATLCVQDNDLAGLMSLAVRPDKRGNGIGVEILSTALRWARMRGARTAWLQVVSDNEPALALYAKMGFTEAYRYHYWRKKAGA
- the argJ gene encoding bifunctional glutamate N-acetyltransferase/amino-acid acetyltransferase ArgJ, whose amino-acid sequence is MSSSISPLAPKTYADMPVIRGVRMATAAAGIKYKNRTDVLLMAFDTPAAVAGVFTKSKCPSAPVDFCRQNLGHGVARGVVVNSGNANAFTGIKGKAATDLTAKSAAKALGCGENEIYLASTGVIGEPLDATKFAGVLDQMAADAKGDFWLEAAKAIMTTDTYPKVATRSATIDGITVTINGIAKGAGMIAPDMATMLSFVVTDAAISSSALQALLSAGVEPSFNSITVDSDTSTSDTLLLFATGAAAADGQAVVEQADDARLAGFNAALNDLLKDLALQVVRDGEGARKMVEVTVKGAESDLAAKKIALSIANSPLVKTAVAGEDANWGRIVMAVGKSGEMADRDRLAIWFGDIRVAVNGERDPDYSEAATTAVMEKEDIPVTVDIGLGSGTATVWTCDLTKEYVAINGDYRS